Sequence from the Besnoitia besnoiti strain Bb-Ger1 chromosome Unknown contig00014, whole genome shotgun sequence genome:
CTTCTCGCactgcctcgtctcctcgcccacGGGCCCCTCCagggaggcgggcggcgccggagacagaaaaggcagaggcggctgaggctgcgccgccggcggctcgAAGGAGGGAGACCGAGgatgaggaggcgctgccccGCCAAAGtagacgccggcgcgggcagcgtTTGCCTGGAacttctcctctgcgcacgGGGGCGAGGGTGCGTTctcagaggcgcaggcgccacccgcagccgcgccagaaGGCAAGGAAGTGTATGAGGAAGAACGCGGATACGGATACAGCTGCGCGGGAGAagccgcggcttcgaggccaggagacgaagcaaacgaagcagaagacggcGGAAGTGCAGGTGACGCAGAAGACTTTACAGATGTGACACTGGGAGAGTGCGAGgtggcagacgcaggcggcaacccgcgagcgggcgaggcttcgcgcggcgtgcgcgacgcggaaTTTGCAGAGCGATACAGCGGAAGCGGAGTGTACGGACACCCGCGGAAAATCGTGTAGCCCAGGCACTGGAGGGCAGACGGTCTGTTGTTCGGAttcggctgcagcagggACGCCATGAGAGCATTTAGCGAATCCGAGAACCTATAAAAACACAGAGAATTCACAGAAATGCACGTGTATTGATGTGGGAGCTCATCACATGAAGCACCAGCATCACGCGAACACGCTTGACACACCCACGTGCGTCCACAGTCGTTTCCGAAGATGTGGCACTTTGCTTTTTCAAAGGCGAGTCAcaggcgccgaggaaggTTGAAAGGGCCAGGCAGACGCCCCAGGCAAGCGGCGTTCTGGGTTAAAACTTCCGCGACAGTTGGCCTAGCTGTGGGgtggcgcgcgtcgctctgaaCCCAACTCGACAAACAGCCAGGTTTCTGAAAGGAGATAGGCAAATAGGAAAGGCAAAGCGCATCGCCCGCGGCCTTACCCGGGGATGGGGAGAACGGGCCCGGAGCGGACTCTCTCCTTCAGCTGCGGCatcgtctgcgcctgcgcgaacGGCGTCTTTCCTGTGCACATCTCGTAGATGACGCAGCCCAGCGCCCACATGTCGCTCTTGACGTTGTATGTCTTTTGGCCGTCTTCGAGAAGCTCTGGCGACCAGTAGTAGGGCGTGCCGACGCACGAGTGCGCCATCGAGTGCATGTTCAGGTGTCTCGACAGCCCAAAGTCCCCGAGCTTCGCGATGCATCGGGAGGGATCGTCGGGGTACTCCGGATGCGAAGCCAAAAAAATGTTGCAGGGCTTCAAATCGCGATGCaaaacgcggcggcgctcctgaCCTGCGCAGCGAACAGTAGACAGCACACCCAGCGCAGAAGACTATTCCAGGTGGTTCCAGCGTCGCCGCATCGCAACTGAGCACTCGCGAAAATCTACACAACCGAAACATTGCACTCGTTTCACGCCTGACAGCGTCGTTTCCCACCGCAGATCTAAGGAGCCCCTTGATTATTTGAAGACGATTTTGGCAGAAACCGAGTTCCCCAGTGCCTTCTTCTCATTCCCCGCTTCGGACATGTGAAGTCCTGTCCGCATGGTCAAAGCCGATGCACTTACCGACGCCTTCATGGCAGTACGCAAGAGCGTGGATGAGTTGCACGACGACGAGAACGATGCGATCCTGGTCGATGCCTCCGTGGTGTTTGTGGGCGGCCTCGATCTGTTTAGCCAAGTCGCCAGCGTCGCAGTACTCCATCACGATGTACAGACACTGCCGCGAACGGCACACGATGCGATCGTGGTATCGAACAATGTTTGCGTGACGCAACTCCCGCATGACATTGACCTCTGAAAcgagctgcttcttctccttctcccgcAGCCCCTTGTAGAAGACGAGCTTCCAGCAGAGGAGGGCGTTGGTCGCCTgagaaaaacacacacgcagactcCGTCTTAAACACGAAAATTCAAAGAGCAGCCCCCTAGTGTAGAGGATCCCCGCCCTGAGAGAGCTCGGCTACCCAAGTCTCGAGTGCTCAACATCCTACACGAGGGGGAATCCGCTGTGACTTCGCGTGACGGGGCCTTCGAGCCCAGAGAGCAAACGTTGGACGGTTGAATGGTGAatctgtctctcctccgcctgtgGAGACTTTTGCAGATCCTTCGGGGGCGAACGGGGCGGGGCCACAGGCGGCAGCGTGGCCCTGAGCATCCAGCCAGttggctgcatgcggctctCGTCCGCCCGTGTGAGACCCCTGCTGTCTCGGTCTTCCACTTGGCCAAGACGCGACGCCCGGGTTTGACAGAATCCTCACTTTGTGGCGAATGATGAAGACCTCTCCGAAGCGACCTGCGCCGATCTGCCGTATCACTTCGTACTGCGAGAGTCGGGCTTCCTCGTCCAACGTaaccgacgacgaggcagacggcgcccgaggcgcagctcctctgcAAAAACCACACGCCGCCGGCACGCACACAAGATGAGTTGCCGGAAGAGGCAAAGAATTTTGCAAAGAAAAGCTGCCACGCACAAGaccgccggccgccgcagcaccaGGCAACCCTGCGAAGCGCTACTGGAGCCAGGGCGCAAGGGAGGCACCGCAGGGCACAAACAGAGAGACTTTCAGCGGTACAAAAGCCACATCGAGGGCCGCACCAAAAACAACACCAGGTGTTCCAGTGAGGCGGCATTTATGTGCGGGTGTGCATCAGTGACGCAAGCAGACAGGCGGGagagccgccgcgagaggacGAGGTGGGCTCGAGTTTGTTCCGACGTATTTGCTTCCACGTAGAGACGCTGGAGCCATCCCGGAGGTCGCAAAGAGGTTCCTCACAACCCGCACGATTACACAGCCCTTGGGGCTCGCGTCAGATGACTTGCCGTTGGCACTCACGCAGGCAGCAGATGGAGAAGGCAATAATGTGCTGAGTGAATTGGAcccagcgaggcgaaaaagaagcgTGTGCCAGCAGTTTGGTGGCGGTGTGCAGAATGACTGGCTCTTACCTAGACGAAGGTtgcgctgcagaagccgaTTGATCATCGTGGGCGACCCTGGTACCCCCCGTGGACGGCACAGTGCTTGTATGCCGCGGAGTCAGGTTGCCTGTGGGTCTCTGGTTTTCGATGTTAGAGTGGTACGCTCCCTCGCCGACATACGGAACAGTCGTCGCCTGTCTGCTGCCGTATTTGCCAACAGGTGTCGGTGGAAGCGGGACAGTAGGAGGCCTGagcccgccgcagggccCCCCGTACTGCTGCATCTTAAGAACGGCACTTTTCCAGGTGTAAATCGCAGATAGCCTTCGCTGTTCAGCAGCACTTTACAGGGAAACAGTTTAGAGGAAGGACCGTATTTCAGACGAGGTACCGGCGCTGCCTGGGACGACCGGTGTGCACGGTTGTCGTCCTCAGTTTCCGCGCGGCGAAGTGAAGGAAAACCAACTTAGCGAATGGCGAAGACAAAAAAGCTTTCAAATCCCGTAACAACTTGAACTCACACAGCAGCTGCAAGATAAACTCTGCAGAAGACACCCCCCGGAAAAGGAGCGCAGCAGGGTCTGTTTCCCTTGGTTTTCACCGTTTCCCACCTCGAATGGATGCATTTTCTTCCGAAAAGATTCTCCATAAAGAGTTTCCAGACTCATGTTCGATGCTTCCTTCGATACTTTCAGTTGTGTTTCGGGGCTACCGGGTCGGGGGAGGGGTATGAATACAGCGTTTTCCCTTCACCTCCAGCAAAGATACACTGGCCCAAGGTATCAGGTAAAGGAAGTAGACGACAAACACTGAGGAAAGCAACCAAGAGCCAGACGGTCCAGACAGTATAACCGCCATAGAGAGCGACAACTACGCAGCCATACAGGCAGACAAATCAGGTGTCCATGGCCGCTGCCGGCAGGACGGACGGGAGTGCCCGCCGGCGGTCGATCCTGGGGCATGTGCAGACAGTGCCGCCAGAGCAAACCAGCGGGAGTTGAAGGAAGGAAATGTGTCAGAAGACGAAGTCTACCCAGGAACAATTATGTTCCAGTGCGTAAAATGTCGGTATCCGAGATCGAAACTTTACAATCCCATCTGAACCACCATCCTGTGGTTGGTGGCTCTACGCTAGCGGGTACGGGAGAGGGGGATGGTGATCGTGCGGCTATGAAAAGGCGAGTCAGTCGGTCTTGTGTGTCGCCAATTCAACGGTGGCTCTGCATCGCGTGAGCCTCTGTCAGTCCAACTTCTTTGATTCAACAGGGTTAATATCGGCTGCTTTGTTGAAAATCGACGCTAAACGGCACTATCGGAGAGCGTGTGCGCCAATCTAGTGCTCAGGCGTCTGATCATCGGCgagcccgccccccccccctccagtCTCCAGTCTCAGCACAGTCTTGGTTCCGCATCTGTCTTCGGACACCCTGGATGCGTCATCAGTTGCGGTGGATTTTGTGGCTACCCACTCCTGGCGAGGCAACTCCTTCTATTCGTGTGGGTAAGGACCGGCGTGTGTGTTGCCCCAGTAAGCAACCACTCAGGAGGCATTTGTGCACGAAGGCAACTGCCTGTCATGGTATTAAAACCACCAGTAGTGCACGGTATAGCACGAATGTACCAACCACAGAGTAGGTGTGACCCTCGGCAAACCACAAACCTGCGCGGAGGCCAACCATACCGTCAATGGGTCAACAACTCTGTGAGAGCGGAGACCGCTGTAGAAACAAGAGATAACGAAGTTCCTGATGGGCTGCTTATAAGTCTAGGAAGGGGATGCCTCCGATGAAAGTGAACGCCGCATTGGTGTCACCCTTGGATGTCTGGAAGACGGTCGGTCCATGCTCAAGCGAAGCCTGCGGAATGGCGACGGAACACATACCTCTTTCGAGCTTGCATACTCTTTTTTTATTCCCTGTAGAGTCCACAAGGAAGATAACTATGCTCAATTTTTCGTCTCTAGGAGCTTTATACCGTTGGAGTTTCCTGGCACATGCAAGCACTACACGCGGGACGGGAACATAAGTGGGTTCGCACTCACTTCACTTCCAACACTGCGCCGGAAAAACGTCGATCGCCGTAACTTCTTATGGAGCCTTCTGCATGGCGTGCAGTATTCATCTGTCTACGGGTTCACATGGCAACACAGTGACTCACTCTAACCGTTTCTCAGCTGCCTGAATCCTCTCCAGGACGGCGCCGAGCTCAGGTACAACGGTAGTGTGCAGAAAGTGCAGATTTGTCATCAACTATCAGTATTCACACGGGTAGGCACTGGACAGTCAGCAGAAGAGAACGCCTCTTACGACAGGCAAAGTCATTGAGACATCCGCTGTTCGTTTAGTGCCTACATCCATTCTATTGGTGATGCGGGagtcgcggcagcgcggggAGCACTCCGTACGAGTGAGTCCCGGTGACAGCTCTTCAAGTTTTCTCGTAGCCGTCTCTATCGAATCCTTAACAGCGTGCGGATCAAGTGCCTGCGAGGGGTGATCGGCTCCACCGCTCTAACGACGGCACGGCGAAGAGTCATCTTATGTGGTTGTCTGGCGACCAGAAAAGTGCGAAGCGCATCCGCTCTTCCCCACCCAGCAGCATCAGAGGTGACGCAGTGCTTGAGCCCCTCTACGAACTCGAGTGCATCGTGCAGTTTTTCATCCACTTGTGCCCGTGCCCCCTGAAGCCGGGATTCAGCGGTCTCCAGGAATCTAACCGAGGCGTTTCCAGACTCATAAAGGGCTTGTTCTAAACCTTCTAGCGTCTTATAAAGCTCGTTAGACGGCAGAAGCGCATAAGCAATCTCCTCGGTTGTGTCTGCGCGGCTATGAATCTCGTGCGGAGACAACAGAATGAAACGGTGCTGCCCACCTTTTCCATTCTCCATGAGAACTGTCCGCAGGGGCAGGACCGCATGCAGAGCCTTGACCGCTGAATCTCTCAGTTGGTCCGCATATCCGTTTAAGCGCGAGCCCCCGTCGACACTTGTGAGAACATACGAGCTTGCAATGACCTATCGGGTTTGATGCGCGTGGGCTTCCCCCCCATTCAGGCTATATAACGTAGCGTATCCCTCTCACATGTTCTAGCTTGCGGCGGATTACAGCGAAGATACCGATAAGATCTAGAGGACTTTCTGCGGAGTCACTAACTATGGCCGTTGCAATCGCACCTACCCGCTTGAAGGGTAGCCGCAGTCGGCGCAGACAGAAGTGTCATGACATGTTTCATATGCGATCCGAGCCCCGAACTGCGAAAAACCCGCCGTCCACGATAGTGCATGTTGCTTGGCAGCTCAACTACAGGGCGCACTTACACAAGAGAATACACCTGCGCAAACTGAACCTTCGCAGACGTTCCCGCCTCGACAAATCGGCCGAGCTGCGGAATTCTGTCTTGCAGCTTTTCAATATTAATTGCAAGTTCTGTTGCGGAGGTAAAAAAGCATGTGTTCAACGTCTTTGTGGGGACGTGGCCTCGACAATCTCACCGGCAAGGGGCTCGAACAAGGGAGACCGGAGAACTGACAACGCCGCGTTCTCGAGTCCCTTGGCTGCAACAAGTTTTTCTGCATAGCAGCAGTCGGAGAAATACAAGGCGGCACCGCACACTGCATACGCTAGAAACCGCATGTTTGTATCATGGCATATCTAAGGGAGGAAAAGCTGCTGACGGTCGCTTGCAGCTCCCGAGGTTCGTTTTTTCACCTGTCTATGATCGGGGCCAGCAGGCCACACAGGCACATCtcagtgtatgtacagcaAAAGCGAAGGCAGTAGGCACTTCCTTCAAAAGGTGCATATACTACGCGTCATCCATGCGGTCATCCACACAGCAAACCGAGCAGCGCGTGACTGTCCAAGTGCAATTTCCCGGGACGTTGAAGCACCCCCAGGATATGAGGCGGGGCTTCACTAGCTACCTGGCAGTGCGTGGCGCAGCAATGCAACCTCCTGATGCTGTGGCTCTTCCTGACACTGGCAGTACCGGTCCAGTCTATTCTCCAACACTCCTGACAGCTGAGAAAGACTTTCGACTTAAAGACAGATACCGTCGTTTCTCCTGCTGAAGTGATACTAGCGCGAAGCATCTCTAGCGCTAAATTTAACTTGCTCTGTGCTCCACCGACGAGAGGCCACCAGTATGCGACGGCAGCAAGTCCGGTTAGGATCTAGGAGATTTGCGCGCAGCTGGTAACCGAACTGACTCGCAGCGGCACCACCACACAGGTGGCATCCATCCATGCACTGGCTGCTTCTcgaagctgcggaagagAATCACGTAGGCAAAACAGTCTCAGGTACTTGCGACTGCCACTGGGAGCAGGCTACCGCCCAAGAGCTGCTCGATAGCATCACACCGAAGAAGGTAGTTCGCGACCACGAAGGATCCTCCCCAGCAACTAATAAAAAAGAATTCCGCAATATTTTGACAATTTACGGCAGGTTATGCCTCGTTAGACGTTGTGCATTTCACTTGCTACACTTGTAGCCAACGCTGTGCTCGCGCTGTTGTGACAAACAAAACTAGCGCCGCTAAAACTACCGAGCTGCCCCGGGCGCACGCCCTGACGCCGCCTCTCCGTTACGAGGAACTTTCACGGTGCCAAGCAACTCATCGACACTGGAACTCCCACTGATCACCCAGTCTCTTCCCCTCTTTTTTGTCTTCTCATCCGCTGCCGTAGTGGCAGAGACGCGGAATGCATCCGCACGCAGTTTCGTACTCGTGGCGCAGGGGGCCACGACAATTGGGTGAACAATAGTCTTCGCGACAtccgccgacggcgctcTGCCACTTGTCGCTTCAGCACTTTGAGCACTTGTCCCACCAGTCCCACGCTGCTTCTTAGCTCTCTTCTGTGCCGCTTTCTCCTGTGTATACTTTTCAACTCGAGCTTTCACCTTCTCGAGTTCGTCGCCTGTCGGCAGCAGTGGAATTAAGTCTTCAGTAGGATCATACGGCTTCCCGCAGTTCAAGCAAAGTCTCTGACCTGCATGAGAGTCTGAGGTTACATCGCTGGTCGGGTCCGTCTGGCTTGCACTGCCGTCATGCTACAGGGACACACGGACGACAGAGTCGGGAAAGCCATGAATAGCCAGCGACTTCACCTTCCAAATGCAAAACTGCATACAGTGACCGTTTTCCTGCACTACTGCCCATGCAGTGCGACGGAAAGGATCCCTTACCGACTTCACGCGGAACTCCTTGTtgacaggcgaggcggaggacccTTGAGCCTTCGAGGCCTGTGCCAGAGCCGCGGCTtgaagcgccttcgccgaaATGATGCAGCCGCAAGGCCAGATGATAGACGCCTTGATGCCACTACGAATGTCGACGCGGGAAATGGGGCACACCAAGAACTTCGTTGTCTCGTTGATCTGTAGCGAATTATCCAGAGGAGCAGAACGAACGGCGAATAGCCTCACTCAACCGAATAAGCATTACAGAAGAGCACAGCAGTTTGCTGACAGCTCGCGCTGCAAACGATGGCTCTCACTAGAAGCCTTACTTCTGTGTTGCACTGCTTGACGTCTTTCAAAGAAGTGATGTGCTTCATGTGGGGCGGGAGCGCTTTTGCGACAAGTTTATTCAGGACCTCCTCTTTGTTGTACAGCCTGCCCAATCTGCACGTGACTATCGGTGGACGGAGAGG
This genomic interval carries:
- a CDS encoding uncharacterized protein (encoded by transcript BESB_024860) codes for the protein MGGDGGSVPTRADMVKTKGYKFLRNLGGMGYVPNTQVREGDERFGRNESRDLQLSTCALSQEPLRPPIVTCRLGRLYNKEEVLNKLVAKALPPHMKHITSLKDVKQCNTEINETTKFLVCPISRVDIRSGIKASIIWPCGCIISAKALQAAALAQASKAQGSSASPVNKEFRVNASQTDPTSDVTSDSHAGQRLCLNCGKPYDPTEDLIPLLPTGDELEKVKARVEKYTQEKAAQKRAKKQRGTGGTSAQSAEATSGRAPSADVAKTIVHPIVVAPCATSTKLRADAFRVSATTAADEKTKKRGRDWVISGSSSVDELLGTVKVPRNGEAASGRAPGAAR